The genomic DNA aaaactttcctATTTACTCGTTGTAATCAATGTATACTAGATATGATTATACTTGCAAAACTAAGGTCAGGTAATGTAGAGTGGAGCTTGGAAGCAGAGCCAAAATCAAAGCACAGACCATCTAATCCTATCCAAATTTTCCTCCCCTACTTTCAAGTAAATTTCTATTAAACATTTAAAGTACCTAGTTTTTGTCTTAATTAGATTCATATTCTGATACTTATGAATACTCTTACTCACTATGACACAATTACCTTCCGACTTGACCAATTTATTATGCAGATATAGGTAGTCTATAGATCTTAAGtgtattaattttattttttctcttagtttttaGCATTTTTAGTCCATAGTTGTATAGCTTATCGAACACTGATATCATGAGCTTCGCGCTCAAGAGATTGCGAGACCACTCCCTTTGTAATTGACGTTAAATAAATTATCTTATCCTAGTTGATTGCGATCGGTTTTCCCAGCGGTTTTGATTGATTATTATGAGCTTACTTGGAGCTCTTTGATCTTAAGGGGTGCTCATAGTAATTAATTGGGTTGTTTTTTGCACGTCGCCTGTTCGTAAAGCTCATTAATCGCACCATTCTATTAtctaatttattcattcatctATCAAGGCCATTTGCTTGGACTCAATACCGTAAACGTTGATCCTTACTTACTGATGATGAATTCCACTCAGGTTGTTGAATTGGCCACTCAAACCTTAGAACAAATGTCCTTTGCAAGGGTTCTCTCAACCTAACAATAAAATCACTCTTTTTACATGCATAAGTGCTAGCCAAAACCGGATATGGATTACTCGCCTTATTcaatttttggcaaaattaaCACACTCAGGCACGATTaattaaatcaaacaattttctGGGCATTGAAGGACAAAATTTCTCCTATTTCTCCTGGACGTGGCTTCAGTCAAGTTTCCCTGTCAACACTCCGGTATCATTTTCACATTCATTCGTGGCGAGGAGCACTGTGGGGGAATAGCGTATCGCCTAAGAAGTCCAGACAAAAGTCCTCGGcagggaaatgaaaataaaactcagCATTCTGAGTCCAGCATACAGAATTGGGGCAagcttttcactttttttgccATTCGAGATCGCATCAGCAAAGGAAACGttgtcaaaagagagttttCATAATataaagagtttattttttaaagaaatatcgTATTGATAGGTGCAACCATTTATGGTAATGTACAAGAATAGAATACGTTTGACATATAGAGCAAAATTCTTTTCAATATCTTTAGAACACACCTAAAATGTGAAAAGATTTCTCGATTCGTTGATCTTTACATTTTATATCTATAGCTTTAAATTTGTACTCAACAAACTTTTACGTTTTTAAATCTGTATTGGTGAGTCACAATATTTATTTCTAAAGCCTTGAAGCAGGCTTttaagaatagaaaaaaaggagaaaagggTGTATGATAACTTCtatgttaagtttgtttctatGGAGTGTAGCAACTACCGTTTCTCCTACACTCTCTTTGGCATTAATGTGCGGTACTTTTAAGAGTTCTTCGTCTTTTTAGGGTTTTCCGCTGAACAGCATTTACATCTTCAATCCCGATCATTGTTTAAGATGAATGGATTTTAAAtgcaatgtttttttcttcttttcgtcACGAAACGATTTAGTcagatcttttctttcttttcgacGAATCACAGCAGCCAGATCTTGCGCATGCTGGTGTACAGTGTGTGGCGCAGGATAATGCGCATCCATTTAAACTCGTGATTGGTCGCACCAGGTGAGTAATATGCAGTACTCTTTTAGTGGAGGAACGTGCCTCTGGGCTCAACTCTGCCTGATTTTCTTGGGGAAGGCCCAGAGCCGACGTACAGCAAGCCACAGTGCAGGAGGGGTAGCAACCACCAGGACAGGGACTCGGGCATGTCCCCATCGCAGGAGCGAGGTCTTGATAAGCCATAGCTTGTGGCGCTCCTATTGTGGTTGGAGATCCTATAGCGGGAGATGAAAGAGCTGAAGGTGCAAGAGCGGCAGCTTCATGAGCTTCTTCCTGAGCTAGCTCTTCCGGTTGACAGCAATCGCGGGGACAGTCGTAAGTGCAAGAGAACTTGCAGGTTTCTTTGCAGGCATAGGCCTCGAGAGGAATGACTTTGGAGTGGGGATATGGAACGTTTGGGGTCAGACCAGGATGGGGTTGGTCACTAGCAGGGAGTCCTGGCGCAGGTGGTGACGCATATTTTCCAAAGGCGCAGCAGTCATCAGCACAAGCCGGAGCGCAGACCTAAAAGAAGGAGGgagaaggtgaaaaaaaaataaaggcaaGATGTAGTGAATACTTTCTTAGCAGAAACAGTTGTAAGAGCACCACCAGCAGCAGGAGCAGTAACGTTAACAGCCGCGAAATTTAGAGTAGCATGGTAACTATCTACAGCAACAGCacatgaaaacaagaaaagcaacaaatataaaaaaaaaaaaaaaaaaaaaaagactgaaaaacaactTGATATCTTTGTGTAAAACATTACAGATTTCATTTATTGACCCATTACTTTTTTCTGGATGGTCCCTCGCTGAATAGGGGTTCCTTATTCTTTTCAACAGGCAGAATATTTTTCTCAGAGTTTTACCTCCATATTAATTTTCATAAGAAGATTGTCACAGCGGTGTCGCCATGAAAGCTCACTGGATGAACTACTAATTCTGTAAACCAGGAATCGAGATTCTAAATCTTTGTTCCCTTTATATCAGGAAACAATTAAAGacttttgaaatcttttaatttcaattttgataccgctgaaaaatattttcagctcATTTACCTGAGGACACGGCGCCGGGCAGAGCCTGGGCTGAGGTTTGTACATTTCCAGaatcttcttttgtttctccTTCCTATATTTTTCCTGTTGATCTTTCATCTTTCTCTCATTCTCGTCTCTCAACCTCTCGCCTTCGTCTGTGCAGCAGCCTTTGCCACAGGACGAAATACACGTTTCTTTACACTGCGGATGGCATTTGGGATTCACTTTGTCTTCCAGCTTTTTAGTGTCTTTTTTGGGCTGGTCATGCTGCTTGGAAGCCGCTTCATCCTTAGTCTTGTGGTAGTCTTTTATCCTCTGATAATGTAAGAAGTGGTGGCCCCTCTTTCGCTCCTCGTCAGCCGAGCAGCAGCCGCTACCGCAGGATGGCAGGCAGTTCGTCAAACAGGATGCGTGGCAATGTTTGGCGAGACCTGTCTTGACTGACACCTTGTCGTGCTCGCGGCAACATCCAGGCATGCAAGAGGATACGCAGCTCGTGAGGCACTTTGGATGGCAGTGAGTCTTAAAATATTCGTCTGCAAAATAAACACTCTTAGTGTTTGATCGTATTATATACCAGAAGAAGCCACTATGATAACTAATTTGCACTTCAAATTCCGAATGATCCCGCAAATGATACAATTTCGAGAACAAAGCGACAGACATCAGGTAGTGAGGGATTAAATTTGTACAGATGGACATTTTATCAGTTCATCGTTAACTTAACAGAAATAATATCAGTTATAATTAACCGACAATTATAAGTTGAGATTGAATTCATTAATACTTCCAAAGTTTAAAGTTTGAACCTTCCTTCTTCATCTCCAGGTGACTTGTTGGTCTAAAAGTATTGAGAGTACATGCCAGTCCCCCTTTTTCGACAAACTCCCCATCAAAATAGCAAAAACAGGACTAAAGAATAAACAACCTTTATAATTAAAAAACCTTACCATTATGCCAAGATTTTTCTCGGTGAACAGCTGACACAAACGTTTCCGCAGCGGCCTTTCCTTTTATCTTGTGTGACAAAATATTGTCTACCCCGTGCTTTTTAAGATGTTCTGTTAGATCTTTGTGGATGCTTTTGTCCTTGACGCCAACAATATGAACAGCCTTGTAGCCAAGACTTTCCAGCATTTTAGAGATTCGCTCCCAGTCCACGACTGGTGTGATCTTGTACTTGTGATTCTTGTAAGTCACTGTCTTTGATAAACTTGTCAGCGGTGTTCCCTTAACTTTAAGCTTCTTCTTTGCAACTTTCGATTTGGGTGCGTGGTTGGGTTTTgacttctcttcttttttcaccTCGTCTTTTTGTTCTCTGTCCTCTTGTTCTTTGTCTTTATCTTCGTGTGTGACAATCTTTTTTGGTTTCTTAGTAGTAgactttttcttttcgtttgctAAAGATACCTTTGCTTCAAGGATAGCCATCTTCTTCGGTGGGTTGAGAACTTTTACATACTCTAGCAGCTTCTGTGCATCGCGGATCTTCTCGTTTTCTGGGCTCAAGTCATTTTCATGGAATTTCATAACCCCTTTGGATTGCTGTGACAGGAGTGGCTCTATAGAGTGAAGGATTTTGATCGTATCAGCTGGAATAAATCCCTCTCCTGCTAATTCATGCTTCCTCGTAGACTGTTCAGTTTTTGGTTTCTCTGGCACTACTTTATCCTTTAAAGATTTGTGATAAGTCTTTTTTAGGACCGGGGCAACTGGCTGTTTCTTTAAGAGTTTTTCAGGTTCTTTCTTGAGCGCGATGGCGATGTGGGGTGTGGCATCAAAGAAATTGTCCTCTTTAAAACAGAGAGAGCCATAGGTTAGCCCATGATTTCTAGCCTACATAAATGATTCCCTCTATGAAGTGTTGTCAAGAATTCCTCGCCCTCAGTGCGGAAAGGCGGAAAGTAGTATAAGCCCGGTAAATGAAGGCATACAAAGAGACAACGAATGAAAAACTCATCAATATGCGGCTGAAAAGAAATCTTCGgcgactaatttttttttaacgcattGTCACAGTAAAAGTTTACTCTTTCAATAGACTTATATCCACTCATTACTTGGAAATAGAAGATAAAATTGTAGCTCCTTCCGAGAATTTACGTCAGCAGTAACCACTTCAGTCAAGGCTTTTTAACTCAACAATTATCTAGTTTTTAGTTTTACCATCATCACCTATCATAACCTATGACTTACCGCATAAGTTACAGGTTTTCGCACAATGTTGGTGCATGGCCTTTGGTGATGTCTTGCAAACTCCAGACTTGGCGAGAGCGGAGCAGTGCTCAATTTTATCTGTACATTCTGTGAGGAGAATTCAGTTGCGAACTCTTATATTCAAGTACATCTCCAATCAACTTGGTGAGTCGTTTAACACGGCTGAGCACTATAAGCTACCATTGAGTATCTATTATGTGGTCAATTCCACTACCCCCTCCTCCCCAAAAAATCACACTCAAGTAAAACTTGTCGGTAacaacccccccccccgagCCACAGTCGATCAAATTTATTTCTACTTCATTGTCGTGGATGGCCTCGTTAGCTCAGTGGTTAGAGCACTGGTCTCGTAAACCAGGGGTCGAGAGTTCAAATCTCTCATGAGGCtaaattgttttactttttcaaatcatttttaaaaattttttgctcggtaacaatgaaaaatattgaagaGAAGGAAAACCTCTATGAACTATATGTTTTGTTACCATTTAGGCCTCAATTTAATGAGCTCTTTAAcactttcactctcaagatctcatactaattctccttactgtcttccatacagttcgtatgatgttagtttggagaatttggttttggataaGCTAACTAtcccataatttatatttttctttattctcatcattcgTCTGCTCGATAGcgcattgatattgtaaggagaagttctgtcttggtcactcatgggagttataggCTAATTACGTATTTGTATACATGGCTCATGATAACTTACATCGCCCTAGTGCATAGAGTTCGCAAAAATATAAAGCTTGAAAGTGACATTAAGAACCAGTGTATGTGCCTTCTATCGTTGTAAGCTGAATCAAGTACAGTTTTCCTCACCTTTTGGTAACTTTCGTAGGAGCGTTTTACCAGTTTTCTTGATGTGATCAGCTGAAATGAAAACGTATTAAAGATTATTCGCTTTTATGTCGATCAATCAAGTCCAGCTCAAAAAAACCTTTCGAATCTAGCCTGGTCGACTAAATAGAAGAACTCTCTGCTCTAAAACCGTTTTCAAGGGGAAAAACTTAACTACAATCTGGATAAGATGTAACTCAAATTTCTAATGATTTTGTTGATGGGGTCGTCACATACATGTTTCTGTCTGATTTATGTAGGGTTTGCTGGGCACGGCCCCATATCATTGTTGATTTGATATGGAAAGTCTGGGACTTGGACGCTCAGCGTGAACTTGACAAGCTTAGCGTGTTTCTAGTGTTATCCTCTATTAAGGCTCCCTTGTGAATGATTTACCCGAAACATTTGTCAATCACTGACTAATGTGCCCGCAGTGTTCCGATGACGTAGAAACGAAATGGCGCTTTCGTCAAGATATTTTGCTCAACACTGTCCTCGGTTCTGAGAATGGTACGTCCTTATGGATAACAGAGTTTTCAGTTGGAAAATAGACGCATCATCTTTTCCTGGGAGGTAAGCCTTTCTTTATGATTCGTTTTTTACTGAACCACAACAGCAGTGATGATGATATTCCATGTCGATTCGAATACTGTAAGCCAGGTATGATATATCAACAAAGAAACTACTTTTAGGCCTAGCTTAATCTATAGACTATGTTCCACTAGTACACTTCTCTTTAAGTGGTGATTAACACAGACCGATAAAAATAACTAACGATTTAAAAGTTGAAAGCTAAAGAAGTCGCTCACCAATATTGGACTCCAGTAAACGCTCAACATCATGCTCCGCCTCGGAAACCCTGTTAGctttataataaataaactgATATTAAAGCAAACTAAGTAAGACTGAAACCTAAATCTGTAGTTACGTCTGTTTGTTCTTAAGCCAAGAAGCACTGAACAACACTGAACAACACACATGACAACAACAATTGCTAAGAACTTACCAATACTTTCATCAACCAActtgttgataattttttgtgCTGCTACCCATTCCTTTCCTAAAGGATTTAGAcaagaaattataaatataatataCACTTGCAGCTTACCACGAGATTAACCTGAGTTAAATTTGAGTAAAGTTAGGTTCTAAGCCGAGTAATTTGCCCTGCGTCTAATGCTAAATGGTTTTTGTGACATTTCTTTGTACGACTGCAAATTCTGTTTCAGAATGTTGTTATATTAAGGATGGTATATGCTCCTAAAATTAGACATCGTAGCTCAATTAGTGGAAGTACCTGAACAGTATGAGAGGCAGGATTAAATCCAATTGTTGCAGTACCCGCCGTTTTTTCGGGGGGATAAATTTGTCACCAGTCAGTCACAGGACGAAGAGAGATTGATTCATTTGTTGATTTGTACTTATGATAATCTAACTGCTCAAATTTTAAAGTATGTAAGATATCATTAATAAAAGTATGATGTTATTGCCCGAGAGTCAAGAATTGTGATTGTTGGCTAACAGTCTAGCTGTGATTCAGTGATTCCGCGAATGATTCTTGCTGGTGTTTTCTTTGAGTGGGAAAGATGCACCCTGGTCGGAAACATGGCACGGTGTACTTCACTCCAAATTCCCTCTAGAATTTAGGTTGTTGAATGGACAATGAAAATGATCAGATTTTTGTTTGCACAAGAGCACAAGGaatgcaagaaaatttcactgcgatgatgatgatttttTGCGAGTAAAGCAATGAAGTATTTCCGTAGTTTCCATCTGAAGAGACTTTCAGTTCTTTAGTCGGGAACAAGTTTTGTGGTGATAATTCTAATAAATTGAAGAGGAAATCCATTCACTTCACAGCTACATAGAACGCAGGATGACATATAAATCCGATGATTTATTATCCAAGAAATATGAAGTCCGTCCTCGGGGTAAACATTGGCGACATGATAGAACACTTGTTTGCAACCAAAGTTAATTTAGTGATTGACGGAAGTAATTTAAAGGACAAGAAATAGCAAGATATTTATTAAGTGTAAGCTCGCTAATACCGGATAACAAGATTTTGGGAATCAAAAACTTTGACGACTAAGGAAATACCAGCCAATACCGGCTGAATTACTGAAATGTTTTGTCGTTAAGAGTGAACGCCAATTTTGATCCTCAGTGTAAACTATCCTCACTCTCGTTGGTAGATTTCTCGGCAAAGTCTACAAGAGTGTATGAGACATAATTGTAATTCTTAAGAGCAATTCGAGAGATCTGAGTAATTATATGTGGTAAAATGGATGGTATTTGCATGAATATTTATGACTTACTTTCCAACGATGACTGTGGCGAAGAGGGACGTTTGAGTTTCGCTATGAGGTTACTAGAGTGATGCTATTGGTAAGTTAGTGCTGGATAGCCGCTGAAGCTTACCTCTGATGTCAAATCGCTTCTCGGGCCTTTGTGTTGTCTCTTTGCTGACACAGATCCATATAAAATAACACAGAAGAAGTGGAACAGCAAAACAACTGTTTGACTTCATAATATTAGACTAGATGATCCTCcacggaaaaaaatgaaacgttATTTgacagatgattaaaaaaaatattcaaaagctATACAATCATGGCCAAAAAATTGGCCCTCGTTGGACTTCGACGCGCTTTGAAAAAACTTGGTAGCTTATCGAGACTGATGTGCGTTCAGAGAATCGTCGTCTTTGGGTAGTATTAATAAATCAAGAGATAAGTTAACCAAGCGAGTAAACAGAGTCAAAGTTGCACGGCTAACGGCTTTGGGtaacaagttaaaaaaacttTGCTTGTGGTGTAGACTGGGGTCAAAGACTTTAACACAAGAACCACGTGCTCCAAATCACAGGGACCATGAATTGTCAAGCGTGTGTAGGAAAGGAGATGAACTCGAAAAAGCTTTCATCTTTTGTTTAGAGTACGAAaacgaaacaaataaaaaaatacgccACCAGTCGCATGTCACTGGGAcattttttgggaggaaaatTATGTGAGAAATTCATCTACTGTTTACTACGTTTCATATAAGTTTAGTTTTCCTTTGCAGATatgaaaaacgcaaaaaaacgTTTCCACCGGCTTCAACAAAAGACGGTTCGCGAAGAGGACGCTTTATGAGCGCGCTGATGCGTGCAGTTTACAGGTTGAtaacttcaaaacaaaacctATGCAGCATGGTTATTTCCTGATGTCAGACTGGTAAATAACTTACAAAATAGACCAACAGAATAtcatcttcttttctttctttgtttttttgcaaaacgATGGTTGGTTGGTCTCTGCGAACTTTAAGAATTACAA from Pocillopora verrucosa isolate sample1 chromosome 10, ASM3666991v2, whole genome shotgun sequence includes the following:
- the LOC131782142 gene encoding uncharacterized protein isoform X2; this translates as MKSNSCFAVPLLLCYFIWICVSKETTQRPEKRFDIRGKEWVAAQKIINKLVDESIANRVSEAEHDVERLLESNIADHIKKTGKTLLRKLPKECTDKIEHCSALAKSGVCKTSPKAMHQHCAKTCNLCEPLLSQQSKGVMKFHENDLSPENEKIRDAQKLLEYVKVLNPPKKMAILEAKVSLANEKKKSTTKKPKKIVTHEDKDKEQEDREQKDEVKKEEKSKPNHAPKSKVAKKKLKVKGTPLTSLSKTVTYKNHKYKITPVVDWERISKMLESLGYKAVHIVGVKDKSIHKDLTEHLKKHGVDNILSHKIKGKAAAETFVSAVHREKSWHNDEYFKTHCHPKCLTSCVSSCMPGCCREHDKVSVKTGLAKHCHASCLTNCLPSCGSGCCSADEERKRGHHFLHYQRIKDYHKTKDEAASKQHDQPKKDTKKLEDKVNPKCHPQCKETCISSCGKGCCTDEGERLRDENERKMKDQQEKYRKEKQKKILEMYKPQPRLCPAPCPQVCAPACADDCCAFGKYASPPAPGLPASDQPHPGLTPNVPYPHSKVIPLEAYACKETCKFSCTYDCPRDCCQPEELAQEEAHEAAALAPSALSSPAIGSPTTIGAPQAMAYQDLAPAMGTCPSPCPGGCYPSCTVACCTSALGLPQENQAELSPEARSSTKRVLHITHLVRPITSLNGCALSCATHCTPACARSGCCDSSKRKKRSD
- the LOC131782142 gene encoding axoneme-associated protein mst101(2) isoform X1, whose amino-acid sequence is MKSNSCFAVPLLLCYFIWICVSKETTQRPEKRFDIRGKEWVAAQKIINKLVDESIANRVSEAEHDVERLLESNIADHIKKTGKTLLRKLPKECTDKIEHCSALAKSGVCKTSPKAMHQHCAKTCNLCEDNFFDATPHIAIALKKEPEKLLKKQPVAPVLKKTYHKSLKDKVVPEKPKTEQSTRKHELAGEGFIPADTIKILHSIEPLLSQQSKGVMKFHENDLSPENEKIRDAQKLLEYVKVLNPPKKMAILEAKVSLANEKKKSTTKKPKKIVTHEDKDKEQEDREQKDEVKKEEKSKPNHAPKSKVAKKKLKVKGTPLTSLSKTVTYKNHKYKITPVVDWERISKMLESLGYKAVHIVGVKDKSIHKDLTEHLKKHGVDNILSHKIKGKAAAETFVSAVHREKSWHNDEYFKTHCHPKCLTSCVSSCMPGCCREHDKVSVKTGLAKHCHASCLTNCLPSCGSGCCSADEERKRGHHFLHYQRIKDYHKTKDEAASKQHDQPKKDTKKLEDKVNPKCHPQCKETCISSCGKGCCTDEGERLRDENERKMKDQQEKYRKEKQKKILEMYKPQPRLCPAPCPQVCAPACADDCCAFGKYASPPAPGLPASDQPHPGLTPNVPYPHSKVIPLEAYACKETCKFSCTYDCPRDCCQPEELAQEEAHEAAALAPSALSSPAIGSPTTIGAPQAMAYQDLAPAMGTCPSPCPGGCYPSCTVACCTSALGLPQENQAELSPEARSSTKRVLHITHLVRPITSLNGCALSCATHCTPACARSGCCDSSKRKKRSD